In Mariluticola halotolerans, one DNA window encodes the following:
- a CDS encoding tripartite tricarboxylate transporter permease gives MEYLILGFQDVLNFETMAWITMGVTLGYVLGALPGLGKATGVAVAIPLTFYLSPVAALGMLIGIAKGSGAGSAVSAILLNTPGEPSSAPTALDGYPLARQGKAQKALKMGLYASVLGDFFSTLILIVLAAPLASYALLIGPVELCAILLFSLTFIGGLSGQSLTKGLIAAALGIFFATVGLETETFIPRLTFGLLELDDGISLVPMAIGMLAVAEMVAQAGNLKHLDSEAARIKESTKREDRIITGPEWRRALPVIARGTIIGSVVGILPGLGASVGSFLSYGATRRASKTPEKFGTGMIEGVAAAESADNAVVPASLVPLFALGIPGSVIAAILIAAFILHGLNPGPLMFKQQPRLVADVYAAMLCASVIMLVVGTIGQSIFAQVIKVPLRLIIPGVLLLCSIGAYMETGSVFSIYMMLFFAVIGFFARKLDFSFVTFLIGFVIGPKLELSFRQALQILDHKVVNLGHHPLAIVFIILTALTIWWVGRSDKANTQTTAGPPEPAEPPTT, from the coding sequence ATGGAATATCTGATCCTTGGATTTCAGGACGTTCTCAACTTCGAAACTATGGCATGGATCACCATGGGCGTTACGCTTGGCTATGTCCTGGGTGCGCTGCCTGGCCTGGGCAAGGCGACCGGCGTCGCAGTTGCCATCCCCCTCACCTTCTATCTTAGCCCCGTCGCCGCGCTCGGCATGCTGATCGGCATCGCCAAAGGCAGTGGGGCCGGCAGCGCCGTATCGGCCATCCTGCTCAACACGCCGGGCGAGCCCTCATCAGCCCCCACCGCTCTGGACGGCTATCCCCTCGCCCGGCAGGGCAAGGCGCAAAAAGCTCTCAAAATGGGATTATACGCTTCGGTCCTCGGCGATTTTTTCTCGACACTGATCCTGATTGTACTGGCCGCGCCCCTGGCCAGTTACGCTTTGCTGATTGGCCCCGTCGAGCTTTGCGCAATCCTTTTGTTCTCGCTGACCTTTATTGGCGGCTTGTCCGGACAGTCACTGACCAAGGGGCTGATTGCCGCTGCCCTTGGCATATTCTTCGCCACTGTCGGCCTTGAAACAGAAACCTTCATTCCCCGCCTGACCTTCGGTCTCTTGGAACTGGATGACGGCATTTCTCTGGTGCCCATGGCCATTGGCATGCTCGCCGTTGCAGAAATGGTGGCGCAGGCGGGCAACCTGAAGCATCTCGATTCAGAAGCTGCGCGGATCAAGGAAAGCACCAAACGGGAAGACCGGATCATCACCGGCCCCGAATGGCGACGCGCGCTCCCCGTCATTGCACGCGGGACAATCATCGGCTCTGTCGTAGGTATCCTGCCCGGTCTCGGTGCAAGCGTTGGCTCATTTCTCTCCTATGGTGCCACCAGACGCGCCTCCAAAACTCCTGAAAAATTTGGCACCGGTATGATTGAAGGCGTCGCAGCTGCCGAGAGCGCCGACAACGCCGTCGTGCCGGCAAGCCTGGTGCCCCTGTTCGCGCTGGGTATTCCCGGCAGCGTGATTGCCGCCATCCTGATCGCCGCCTTCATCCTGCACGGACTGAACCCCGGGCCGCTGATGTTCAAGCAACAACCCCGGCTCGTCGCCGATGTGTATGCCGCCATGCTCTGCGCCAGCGTGATCATGCTTGTGGTCGGCACGATCGGGCAGAGCATATTTGCCCAAGTCATCAAGGTGCCTCTCAGGCTCATCATTCCCGGCGTGCTTCTTTTGTGCAGCATCGGTGCCTACATGGAAACCGGCAGCGTTTTTTCGATCTACATGATGCTGTTCTTTGCCGTAATCGGCTTCTTTGCCCGCAAGCTCGACTTCTCTTTCGTGACGTTCCTGATCGGCTTCGTCATCGGCCCCAAGCTGGAACTCAGCTTCAGGCAAGCCCTGCAAATCCTTGATCACAAGGTCGTCAATCTCGGCCATCACCCGCTAGCGATCGTTTTCATCATCCTGACGGCGCTCACCATCTGGTGGGTGGGGCGCAGTGACAAGGCCAACACCCAAACTACAGCCGGACCACCAGAACCGGCAGAACCACCAACAACCTAG
- a CDS encoding tripartite tricarboxylate transporter TctB family protein — protein MRRANIVSGIILALSGLVMLGLVIPWQIEEGPPGMMSPRLVPGMMMALVVGLSCLLAYNNWRAKAAPEDRFPISWPELAALGKLGGVFAASIVLYFWVAPFAAGLALMVGALLVFGERRLSIIILLPAAFMLSIWLLFYKVLGTAII, from the coding sequence ATGCGACGTGCAAACATCGTCTCAGGCATTATATTGGCTCTGTCAGGCCTTGTTATGCTGGGTCTAGTCATTCCCTGGCAGATTGAGGAAGGTCCGCCAGGCATGATGTCGCCACGGCTTGTTCCGGGCATGATGATGGCACTGGTTGTCGGCCTCTCCTGCCTGCTCGCATACAACAATTGGCGCGCAAAAGCGGCACCTGAAGACCGGTTTCCCATCTCCTGGCCTGAGTTGGCCGCTTTGGGCAAATTGGGTGGTGTTTTCGCAGCCTCAATCGTTTTGTATTTCTGGGTGGCGCCGTTCGCCGCAGGACTTGCCCTGATGGTCGGCGCACTTCTGGTTTTCGGCGAGCGCCGGCTCAGCATCATCATTCTCTTGCCCGCAGCATTCATGCTCTCGATCTGGCTCCTTTTCTACAAGGTGCTGGGCACGGCAATCATTTGA
- a CDS encoding LysR family transcriptional regulator, which produces MAYSLQHIDRLRLRHLRLLALIDQYGSLRGVGNILNLTQPAVSQMVKDLEYAFGTELVTRSVRGVALTEAGRLALQRARSGLATFDHLVKELQTDQPMILRVGTNPALTFQLIPDALRQLHLGGKQVRFRFLTGIVSDMMQALWDGELDCYVGRVDWDRLPHQMASALRHVPLARTDLVLACSTSHPLAARGPVSVDELVKWPWVLPDDESNNRVALEAGLRNHGIAAPQPIAEIAADPNALMIFARQLEALTCVPQMALARQIEVGEMCALDVPDLVLPPIQIGFVTLAEHVDMPPLVALREALILGVTTS; this is translated from the coding sequence ATGGCTTACTCATTGCAGCATATTGACCGCTTGCGCCTGCGTCATCTTCGTCTGCTGGCGTTGATCGACCAATATGGGTCGCTTCGGGGGGTAGGTAATATCCTCAATCTTACACAGCCTGCGGTCTCCCAGATGGTGAAGGATCTCGAATATGCTTTCGGAACCGAATTGGTGACGCGATCGGTTCGGGGGGTGGCGCTTACCGAGGCGGGGCGGCTGGCGCTTCAACGTGCCCGTTCCGGTCTTGCGACCTTCGATCATCTGGTAAAGGAGTTGCAGACCGATCAGCCCATGATCCTGCGGGTGGGCACCAATCCGGCACTGACATTTCAACTAATCCCTGATGCGTTGCGCCAGCTTCATCTGGGCGGCAAGCAAGTGCGCTTTCGCTTCCTCACCGGGATTGTGAGCGACATGATGCAGGCGCTTTGGGACGGAGAACTTGATTGCTATGTAGGCCGGGTTGACTGGGACCGCCTGCCGCACCAGATGGCATCAGCCCTCAGGCATGTGCCGTTGGCACGCACTGACCTGGTGCTTGCCTGTTCGACATCGCATCCGCTCGCAGCGCGTGGTCCTGTATCTGTTGATGAACTCGTCAAATGGCCATGGGTTCTGCCCGATGACGAGTCGAATAACCGTGTGGCTTTGGAGGCAGGGTTACGCAACCATGGTATTGCTGCGCCTCAGCCCATTGCTGAAATTGCCGCAGATCCCAATGCCTTGATGATCTTCGCCCGGCAACTAGAAGCGCTGACCTGTGTGCCGCAAATGGCTCTTGCCCGGCAAATAGAAGTTGGCGAAATGTGTGCGCTGGACGTTCCTGATCTTGTTTTGCCCCCCATCCAGATCGGGTTTGTGACCCTTGCAGAACATGTGGACATGCCGCCACTGGTGGCGCTACGTGAAGCGCTGATTTTGGGGGTGACGACCTCTTAG
- a CDS encoding aldose 1-epimerase, with the protein MTITTLTNGDWRIRVSTQGGAIVDGYWRNQPVFRPYPEATADNIETLKCGSFPLVPFGNRVAGNAFEVNGRRYHLTPNTDWDPLYLHGDAWLRQWQKASKAPASMELSCTHESDTYTYKAEQVFELKNDTLSLVLSVRNTGARAMPFGLGHHPFFALTPETTLRADAEAYWTERQNFLPDQRREIPKKLDFSKPAAIPDEWINNGFDGWNGEAIIQWPERNSALTITCSENFNRFFLFHSDTEFEPGFKNDYFCFEPMTHDADGHPRFADSGLVLLEPGQELTTHMALQMRAL; encoded by the coding sequence GTGACGATCACGACACTCACAAATGGTGACTGGCGCATTCGCGTCAGTACGCAAGGCGGAGCCATCGTTGATGGATATTGGCGGAACCAGCCGGTTTTTCGTCCCTATCCAGAAGCAACAGCTGACAACATAGAGACTTTGAAATGCGGCTCGTTCCCGCTCGTCCCCTTTGGCAACCGGGTCGCCGGAAATGCTTTTGAGGTCAATGGCCGTCGCTACCACCTGACCCCCAACACCGATTGGGACCCGCTTTATCTGCATGGCGATGCATGGCTCCGGCAATGGCAAAAAGCCAGCAAAGCGCCTGCCAGCATGGAACTTTCCTGCACGCACGAAAGCGACACCTACACCTACAAGGCTGAACAAGTTTTTGAGCTGAAAAACGACACGCTCTCCTTGGTCCTTTCTGTCCGCAATACCGGCGCGCGCGCAATGCCCTTTGGTCTCGGACATCATCCTTTTTTCGCACTGACGCCTGAAACAACGCTTAGAGCGGACGCCGAAGCATACTGGACCGAAAGGCAGAACTTTCTGCCGGACCAACGTCGGGAAATCCCAAAAAAACTCGATTTTTCCAAGCCGGCGGCAATTCCGGATGAATGGATAAATAACGGTTTCGACGGTTGGAACGGCGAGGCAATCATTCAATGGCCGGAGCGCAATTCCGCCCTGACGATCACCTGCAGTGAGAATTTTAACCGGTTTTTCCTGTTTCACTCGGACACAGAGTTTGAGCCCGGTTTCAAGAATGACTATTTCTGCTTCGAGCCCATGACCCATGACGCCGACGGGCATCCGCGGTTCGCAGATAGCGGACTTGTATTGCTTGAACCGGGTCAGGAACTGACCACACATATGGCCTTGCAAATGCGCGCCCTGTAG
- a CDS encoding zinc-dependent alcohol dehydrogenase family protein: MATTMLGAFLPGNATVDMREIAIPEPGIGQVLLKVKASGICGSDIHYIYHEHKGDKTKGTAYLDVVAGHEPCGQVVKCGPGTRHFTEGDRAVVYHISGCGFCRNCRKGFQISCTSPKRQAYGWQRDGGHAEYLLADEKDLIALPDSLSYADGSFISCGVGTAYEGVLRARISGSDTVLIVGLGPVGLAAALLAKGKGARKVIGVDVQAERRQEAEKLGLVDHTLGADGDALAKVRELTQGGATRTIDCSGNPNGRLLALQGSAEWGRTVFLGETGHVQFQVSDDLMHKQRTLIGSWVTSLSNMEQCCDDLVAWGQHPDKIVTHRFTLDEAPAAYALMAEGKCGKVIVEPDGPQS, translated from the coding sequence ATGGCAACGACTATGCTTGGTGCATTTCTGCCCGGAAACGCCACCGTGGACATGCGCGAGATCGCGATACCGGAGCCAGGCATCGGCCAGGTTCTGCTCAAGGTGAAAGCCAGCGGAATCTGCGGCTCCGATATCCACTACATCTACCATGAACACAAAGGCGACAAGACCAAGGGCACCGCCTATCTGGATGTCGTTGCCGGTCATGAACCTTGCGGTCAGGTTGTCAAATGCGGCCCCGGCACACGCCACTTCACCGAAGGAGACCGGGCCGTTGTCTATCACATCTCCGGATGTGGATTCTGCCGGAACTGCCGCAAGGGTTTCCAGATCTCATGCACCAGCCCCAAACGCCAGGCCTATGGCTGGCAACGCGATGGCGGACATGCAGAATATCTTCTGGCCGATGAAAAGGACCTGATCGCTCTGCCCGACAGCCTGTCATACGCTGATGGAAGCTTCATCTCCTGTGGTGTTGGCACCGCCTACGAAGGCGTGTTACGCGCCCGGATTTCCGGCTCGGACACCGTGCTGATCGTTGGTCTTGGCCCCGTCGGACTGGCCGCAGCGCTTCTGGCCAAAGGCAAAGGTGCCCGCAAGGTGATTGGTGTCGATGTGCAAGCAGAGCGACGGCAGGAAGCGGAAAAACTTGGCCTTGTGGACCACACGCTGGGCGCAGATGGTGATGCTTTGGCCAAGGTCCGCGAACTCACACAAGGAGGCGCAACGCGCACTATCGATTGTTCCGGCAACCCGAACGGTCGCCTGTTGGCACTGCAAGGCTCCGCTGAATGGGGCCGGACCGTATTCCTTGGCGAAACCGGGCATGTGCAATTCCAGGTCTCCGACGACCTGATGCACAAACAACGGACCCTCATCGGCTCCTGGGTCACCAGCCTCTCCAACATGGAACAATGTTGCGACGATCTTGTCGCCTGGGGTCAGCATCCCGACAAGATTGTCACGCACAGGTTCACCCTTGATGAGGCCCCCGCAGCTTATGCCCTGATGGCAGAGGGCAAATGCGGCAAGGTAATCGTCGAACCTGACGGCCCCCAATCGTGA
- a CDS encoding ABC transporter permease, translating into MSNTAAKDRRLSNFVTSHLNEIGLLVVIALLYLVFSNSAHGFMSIYNQQNILRDAAALGIAAAGATLIIVAGEIDVSVGPMVAFLSVVLAFLLRWDVTIFLAIPLSMIAGIGLGSIAGVLRGYFNVPSFVATLGLWSALRGLALFFTNALPVSFPRNPVLDAIDDELLGLPVAAWIMLAVFAIFAFIAQKTVYGRSVYAVGGNANAAHLTGIPVKRIRVILFATAGLLAALSAVLLTARLGSGNAGAATGLEFDVIAAVVIGGTALSGGRGTLLGTFLGVMVITLIGNGLVLLGINPFFQEVIRGVIIVVAVLLNIAVGERNAKRAAQQG; encoded by the coding sequence ATGAGTAACACAGCAGCCAAAGACAGACGGCTCAGCAACTTCGTCACCTCACACCTCAACGAGATCGGCCTTCTCGTCGTCATCGCCTTGTTGTACCTGGTGTTCAGCAATTCCGCACATGGTTTCATGTCGATCTATAATCAGCAGAACATCCTGCGCGACGCAGCCGCCCTCGGCATTGCCGCAGCCGGCGCCACGTTGATTATTGTAGCCGGCGAAATCGATGTCAGCGTCGGGCCCATGGTGGCTTTTCTGTCGGTGGTTCTCGCGTTTCTTCTGCGTTGGGACGTAACGATCTTCCTCGCCATCCCCTTGTCGATGATAGCAGGCATCGGCCTGGGTTCCATCGCGGGCGTGCTACGTGGATATTTCAACGTCCCCTCCTTCGTTGCCACCCTCGGCTTGTGGAGTGCATTGCGCGGCCTCGCCCTGTTCTTCACAAACGCATTGCCAGTGTCGTTCCCGCGCAATCCCGTTCTCGATGCCATTGACGATGAATTGCTGGGCCTCCCGGTTGCAGCCTGGATCATGCTGGCCGTCTTTGCGATATTCGCCTTTATTGCTCAGAAAACCGTTTATGGACGTTCTGTTTATGCCGTCGGCGGCAATGCCAATGCCGCCCACCTCACCGGCATTCCCGTCAAACGCATTCGCGTGATCCTGTTCGCAACTGCCGGTTTGCTGGCAGCTCTCTCCGCGGTCCTGCTCACAGCCCGCCTCGGGTCGGGTAATGCCGGTGCAGCAACCGGTCTGGAATTTGACGTGATCGCAGCGGTCGTTATTGGCGGCACCGCGCTGTCTGGCGGACGCGGTACGCTGCTGGGCACATTCCTGGGCGTGATGGTGATCACATTGATCGGCAATGGTCTGGTACTGCTTGGCATCAACCCGTTCTTCCAGGAAGTCATCCGCGGCGTCATCATCGTCGTGGCCGTTCTCTTGAATATTGCGGTTGGTGAACGCAACGCCAAGCGCGCAGCACAACAGGGATAA
- a CDS encoding sugar ABC transporter ATP-binding protein, which yields MTNAIPAISATGISKRYPGVVALDQVSLVIEPGEVRAVLGKNGAGKSTLIKALTGAETPDAGDVLINGSALDANPEHRTRQSAALGVCPVYQELSLVPDMTVAENMFLGNWPRNGTHIDRQALHARAAAVVKDLNFPLDPHQTIRNLGPAKRQMVEIARAMAGEPRLIILDEPTSSLAAEEVELLFSAIRTMAKRGAAILYVSHRMKEIRAIADTATVLRDGKLVDTFTVADVTTEQVVEMMLGNAIGKINPVMSSPELGDAVLNVKGLSIPGKVHDIAFDVRRGEVLGIAGLLGSGRTEILSAIAGLIDPASGEMTYCGKPLKESYIRRIRMGIAITPESRKEDGIFPGLGVDENVVLADPKRVSAAGIFSADRIKQATRKIIEKMSVKTASQSSHIGTLSGGNQQKIVIGRWIYAGADLLLLDEPTRGVDVEAKAQIYDLVRGLANEGKSVIFVSSEVEELPLVCDRVLVLKDGTLTDEFTAPNIDPDKLLSATIN from the coding sequence GTGACAAACGCAATTCCCGCAATCTCCGCAACAGGCATCTCCAAGCGCTATCCTGGCGTGGTTGCCCTCGACCAGGTATCCCTGGTTATTGAGCCTGGTGAGGTTCGCGCCGTTCTCGGCAAGAACGGGGCAGGCAAATCGACGCTGATCAAAGCCTTGACTGGCGCGGAAACACCCGACGCTGGCGATGTGCTGATCAACGGCTCTGCCCTCGATGCAAATCCGGAGCACCGAACCCGGCAATCCGCAGCTTTAGGCGTATGCCCTGTCTATCAGGAGCTGAGCCTGGTCCCCGACATGACGGTGGCCGAAAACATGTTTCTGGGCAATTGGCCGCGTAACGGCACGCATATCGACAGGCAGGCGCTCCATGCACGTGCAGCCGCCGTTGTAAAAGACCTCAATTTCCCGCTCGACCCGCACCAGACCATCAGAAATCTTGGCCCCGCCAAGCGTCAGATGGTCGAAATCGCACGCGCCATGGCTGGCGAACCGCGTCTCATCATACTGGACGAGCCTACCAGTTCGCTCGCCGCAGAAGAAGTCGAACTGCTTTTCAGCGCCATCCGCACAATGGCCAAACGCGGCGCCGCCATCCTCTATGTCAGCCATCGCATGAAAGAAATCCGTGCCATTGCCGATACAGCAACAGTGCTGCGGGATGGCAAGCTGGTCGATACATTCACAGTCGCCGACGTAACCACCGAGCAGGTGGTGGAGATGATGCTCGGCAATGCAATCGGTAAAATCAACCCGGTCATGAGTTCACCCGAACTGGGCGATGCCGTGCTCAATGTCAAAGGTTTGTCGATCCCCGGCAAGGTGCACGATATAGCCTTTGACGTTCGGCGTGGCGAAGTGCTCGGTATTGCCGGGCTTCTCGGGTCCGGACGCACGGAAATACTGTCAGCCATTGCAGGTCTGATCGACCCTGCCTCCGGCGAAATGACTTATTGCGGGAAGCCGCTTAAAGAGAGCTACATCAGGCGGATTCGCATGGGCATTGCCATCACCCCCGAAAGTCGCAAGGAAGACGGCATATTCCCCGGCCTCGGTGTGGACGAGAACGTCGTTCTGGCCGATCCGAAAAGGGTATCGGCCGCCGGCATCTTCAGTGCCGACCGCATCAAGCAGGCAACGCGCAAAATCATCGAGAAAATGAGCGTAAAAACAGCCAGCCAGTCTTCTCATATCGGCACGCTGTCAGGCGGTAATCAACAAAAAATCGTCATCGGTCGCTGGATCTATGCCGGCGCAGACCTTCTCTTGCTGGATGAACCGACAAGGGGCGTTGATGTGGAAGCCAAGGCCCAGATTTACGACCTCGTACGCGGCCTGGCGAATGAAGGAAAATCCGTAATTTTTGTGTCCAGCGAAGTGGAAGAACTGCCGCTGGTATGCGACCGCGTTCTGGTTTTGAAGGATGGCACTCTTACGGACGAGTTCACCGCGCCGAACATCGATCCGGACAAGCTGCTGAGCGCGACAATAAACTAA
- a CDS encoding substrate-binding domain-containing protein, translating to MKVFNMAAACLAASLMASPAMAQDSELTIGAIYLDAQGYYAAVRAGLDDRAAALEKPINVIETNARGDVSKESSFINTLTAAGVDAIIISAVSSDGSVRAVENARERGIKVVCYNTCINEEAMKENVFAYAVGDPFKFGEMIGAHAAAYIKENNIANPKIGVVNCEQFEVCVTRREGFEAALGAAGIEGWEIVANQEGTELDKAISTGEQILSANPEVTILFGESGGATLGAVKAVENSGKTGSVVVFGSDMTTEIAEALKDNTILKGVVDISGKQMGALALDLALKAVNDESSDLIVQAPIGLYTSTDEAAEWLETHPDGLS from the coding sequence ATGAAAGTTTTCAATATGGCGGCAGCTTGTCTGGCCGCCAGCCTGATGGCATCACCCGCAATGGCGCAGGACTCAGAACTCACCATTGGCGCAATCTATCTCGATGCCCAGGGCTATTATGCCGCTGTGCGTGCCGGTCTCGACGATCGGGCAGCAGCGCTGGAAAAACCCATCAATGTCATTGAAACCAATGCCCGTGGCGATGTTTCGAAGGAAAGCTCCTTCATCAACACGCTCACGGCCGCTGGCGTTGACGCCATCATCATTTCAGCCGTGTCGTCCGATGGGTCGGTACGCGCCGTTGAGAATGCGCGCGAACGCGGCATCAAGGTGGTTTGCTACAACACCTGCATCAACGAAGAAGCCATGAAAGAAAACGTATTTGCCTACGCTGTTGGCGATCCGTTCAAGTTTGGTGAAATGATTGGTGCGCATGCAGCCGCCTATATCAAGGAAAACAACATCGCCAACCCCAAGATCGGCGTCGTGAATTGCGAACAGTTTGAGGTCTGCGTGACACGCCGCGAAGGCTTTGAAGCAGCACTTGGCGCTGCCGGTATCGAGGGTTGGGAAATTGTTGCCAATCAGGAAGGCACCGAACTCGACAAGGCCATCTCAACCGGCGAGCAGATCCTTTCCGCGAACCCTGAGGTCACCATTCTGTTCGGCGAGTCAGGCGGTGCCACTCTCGGTGCAGTCAAAGCTGTTGAAAACAGCGGCAAAACCGGCAGTGTTGTGGTGTTCGGTTCCGACATGACCACCGAAATCGCTGAAGCTCTCAAGGACAACACGATCCTTAAAGGCGTCGTCGACATCTCGGGCAAGCAAATGGGCGCTCTCGCTCTCGACCTCGCGCTCAAAGCTGTAAACGACGAAAGCTCTGATCTGATCGTTCAGGCACCCATCGGGCTTTACACAAGCACGGATGAAGCGGCTGAATGGCTGGAAACACATCCCGACGGCCTGTCATAA
- the dgoD gene encoding galactonate dehydratase, which yields MKITKITPMVCHAGLRNWIFVKVETDQPGLTGWGEATLEWKTRAVAGAVQDLEPLLLGMDPRDIEQNYQRMMRHGFWRLGVVGMSAISGIEIALWDILGKSLMSPVWRLLGGKTREYLRTYTHLGMGDQQAVYNSMDGVSLREHTQKVLELGYDAVKIVCVPYTHYVSERKALDNLDRMLGDLRSTVGDEVDIMVDFHGRPASTAAARDLLRVIAPHGIMFAEEPLPPENIEGHAVLTAEGLVPIASGERLVGRREFEPAIRQRAFDIAQPDIVHTGGIWEARKIAAMAETAGIGLAPHNPLGPIAGVAALHFGIATPNVIIQEEMVGAVEWYDDVVQWPIQRQAGRWAVPEAPGLGIDVDEAVIAAHPFEQEQLAATAAIGPDGTILDW from the coding sequence ATGAAAATTACAAAAATCACTCCGATGGTCTGTCATGCGGGCTTGCGTAACTGGATTTTTGTGAAAGTGGAAACCGATCAACCCGGGTTGACCGGGTGGGGTGAAGCGACACTGGAATGGAAGACCCGTGCGGTGGCGGGTGCGGTGCAGGATCTCGAGCCGTTACTGCTTGGCATGGACCCCCGCGATATCGAACAGAATTATCAGCGCATGATGCGCCATGGATTTTGGCGACTGGGCGTTGTGGGGATGAGCGCCATCAGCGGTATTGAGATTGCGCTCTGGGACATATTGGGTAAATCGCTGATGAGCCCGGTTTGGCGGCTCCTGGGCGGCAAAACCCGCGAATATCTGCGCACTTATACGCATTTGGGCATGGGGGATCAGCAAGCGGTCTATAACTCGATGGATGGCGTGTCTCTTAGAGAGCATACTCAGAAGGTGCTGGAACTGGGATATGACGCAGTCAAAATCGTTTGCGTGCCCTATACGCATTACGTGTCTGAACGCAAAGCCCTGGATAATCTGGATCGCATGTTGGGCGACTTGCGCAGCACGGTTGGGGATGAGGTTGATATCATGGTGGATTTCCATGGTCGCCCGGCATCCACCGCGGCGGCGCGGGATTTGCTGCGGGTGATTGCCCCTCACGGAATCATGTTCGCTGAGGAGCCGTTGCCGCCCGAGAATATTGAAGGGCATGCCGTTTTGACTGCAGAGGGGCTGGTGCCGATCGCATCGGGCGAGCGTCTGGTGGGGCGTCGTGAATTTGAGCCAGCAATCCGGCAACGAGCCTTTGATATTGCGCAGCCGGATATTGTGCACACGGGTGGCATCTGGGAAGCGCGCAAAATTGCGGCAATGGCCGAAACCGCAGGGATTGGTCTTGCGCCGCATAATCCGCTCGGTCCAATTGCGGGCGTTGCGGCACTGCATTTCGGCATCGCCACGCCGAATGTGATTATTCAGGAAGAAATGGTGGGTGCTGTTGAGTGGTACGATGATGTGGTTCAATGGCCCATTCAACGGCAGGCAGGGCGTTGGGCCGTGCCAGAGGCGCCGGGGTTGGGTATTGATGTGGACGAGGCTGTGATCGCGGCGCATCCGTTTGAACAGGAACAGCTTGCGGCGACAGCCGCAATCGGTCCTGATGGTACAATTCTGGATTGGTAG
- a CDS encoding SDR family oxidoreductase, whose product MARLSGKTVIVTGAGQGIGAAIAECFAREGAQVAIWERSEETGNATAERIVRDGGVARFFACDVTDKVQIADALEASVDAFGPAHILVNNAGANVFYKPLEMPDEEWDRCLRLDLEAAWLCARSVLPAMRAAGGGSIVNIASTHSFKIIPHTFPYPVAKHALIGLTRSLAIEYAREGIRVNAIAPGYIETQIARDYWNRFDDPAAERQRANDLHPPGRIGQPEEVANTALFLASDEARFINAEVITIDGGRSALYHE is encoded by the coding sequence ATGGCACGTTTAAGCGGAAAGACAGTGATCGTCACCGGTGCTGGCCAGGGGATCGGGGCAGCTATCGCAGAATGTTTCGCGCGGGAAGGTGCGCAGGTTGCCATTTGGGAACGTTCCGAGGAAACGGGGAATGCAACTGCTGAGCGGATCGTGCGTGATGGCGGTGTGGCGCGGTTCTTTGCTTGCGATGTAACGGACAAGGTGCAGATTGCGGACGCGCTGGAGGCAAGTGTGGATGCATTCGGTCCGGCCCATATTCTGGTCAATAACGCGGGTGCCAACGTTTTTTACAAACCTTTGGAAATGCCGGATGAGGAATGGGACCGGTGTTTGCGGCTTGATCTGGAAGCCGCCTGGCTATGTGCGCGCTCGGTATTGCCTGCAATGCGCGCCGCTGGCGGCGGGAGCATCGTGAATATTGCCAGTACGCATTCATTCAAGATCATTCCGCATACCTTTCCCTATCCGGTAGCCAAACACGCCCTGATTGGGCTAACCCGGTCCCTGGCGATTGAATATGCGCGTGAGGGGATCCGGGTGAACGCCATTGCGCCGGGATATATTGAGACGCAGATTGCCCGCGATTACTGGAACAGATTCGATGACCCAGCGGCAGAGCGGCAGCGCGCCAACGATTTGCACCCGCCCGGGCGTATTGGGCAACCGGAAGAAGTGGCCAATACCGCGCTTTTCCTTGCCTCAGATGAGGCCCGGTTTATAAATGCCGAGGTGATCACAATTGATGGTGGTCGCTCTGCTCTCTACCACGAGTAA